A single region of the Salicibibacter cibi genome encodes:
- a CDS encoding flagellar biosynthetic protein FliO produces the protein MKIGKTWLAICIFAFFTLGLPQEAFADNSVRDALENNEGVGEGNEEREEAEESGEQSLWGVLFQLGLALGAVILVMFFLLKLLANRTNRFQATSTMQNLGGIGLGQQKSVQLIRVGDRLLVVGVGQSIQLLREIEDEAEAKALIALAEDQQTTDFTSKGRALLKGDKLEENDEHSIYSQMDVHMRDVKRQKESGLNRVEGRK, from the coding sequence ATGAAAATAGGAAAAACCTGGTTGGCAATATGCATATTCGCATTTTTCACGCTCGGTCTTCCCCAAGAGGCTTTTGCGGATAACTCCGTAAGGGATGCCTTGGAAAATAATGAAGGCGTGGGCGAGGGTAATGAAGAAAGAGAAGAAGCCGAAGAAAGTGGCGAGCAAAGCTTATGGGGTGTTTTGTTTCAACTCGGGTTAGCCCTCGGCGCCGTCATTCTCGTCATGTTTTTTTTATTAAAATTGTTGGCCAATCGGACAAATCGCTTTCAAGCGACGAGCACGATGCAAAATTTGGGCGGCATCGGCCTTGGGCAACAAAAATCGGTGCAACTCATTCGCGTAGGCGATCGGCTCCTTGTTGTCGGTGTCGGGCAATCGATTCAATTGCTTCGGGAAATCGAGGATGAAGCGGAAGCAAAAGCGCTGATCGCTTTGGCAGAAGATCAGCAGACGACGGATTTCACAAGCAAAGGGCGGGCACTTCTGAAAGGGGATAAGCTGGAGGAGAATGATGAGCATTCCATTTATTCACAAATGGATGTGCACATGCGTGATGTGAAGCGTCAAAAAGAAAGCGGATTGAACCGGGTAGAGGGGAGAAAATGA
- a CDS encoding response regulator — protein sequence MASNVLIVDDASFMRMMIKDILEKNQFVICGEAENGKEAVEKYKELKPAFVTMDITMPEMDGIQALKEILALDPQAKVIMCSAMGQQAMVIDAIQAGAKDFVVKPFQADRVLGAVQKTLG from the coding sequence ATGGCAAGCAACGTGCTTATCGTAGATGATGCTTCGTTCATGCGGATGATGATTAAGGACATATTGGAAAAGAACCAGTTCGTAATTTGCGGCGAAGCGGAAAATGGAAAAGAAGCAGTGGAAAAATACAAGGAATTGAAGCCCGCGTTTGTAACGATGGACATTACCATGCCGGAGATGGACGGCATCCAGGCGTTAAAAGAAATCTTGGCACTTGATCCACAGGCAAAAGTCATTATGTGTTCCGCGATGGGGCAACAAGCGATGGTGATCGATGCGATTCAAGCAGGAGCCAAAGATTTTGTTGTGAAACCTTTTCAAGCTGACCGGGTGCTTGGTGCGGTTCAGAAAACCCTCGGTTAG
- the fliY gene encoding flagellar motor switch phosphatase FliY: protein MNDHGDEKLSQEEINRLLEGFEGDGAEETKINDLQADGYPPSPTKAVLDANHYLTDVEQDTLGEIGNISFGSAATALSELINQKVSITTPIVQAIEFDLLHEEFPVPHVAVHVNYTQGFRGTNLLVIKQDDAKIIADLMLGGDGLNPAPELTDMHISAVQEAMNQMMGSSSTSMSTIFGLRVNISPPSIDMLDTMEGSGTEEMSDEATLIKISFRLRVGDMIDSSIMQLVTVAFAKEMTAQLLHSQNGEKEEKISTEENPPFAINEKSSERSVNVEGEQAASNVHDETSRRSVQPAAFHDFDDVGLQASEAQNLNLLMDIPLDVTVELGRTSRSIKDILQFTQGSIIELDKLAGEPVDILVNQRLVAKGEVVVIDENFGVRVTDIASREQRLQHLRSQ, encoded by the coding sequence ATGAACGATCATGGAGATGAGAAATTATCCCAAGAGGAAATCAATCGTTTGCTCGAAGGTTTTGAAGGCGATGGGGCAGAAGAAACGAAAATTAACGACTTGCAAGCAGACGGCTACCCGCCGTCTCCAACGAAAGCAGTCTTGGATGCGAATCATTATTTAACCGATGTGGAACAAGATACCCTTGGTGAGATCGGAAATATTTCTTTCGGGAGTGCTGCTACCGCGTTGTCCGAGTTGATCAACCAAAAGGTATCGATTACGACGCCTATCGTACAGGCGATTGAATTTGATCTTTTGCATGAAGAGTTTCCCGTCCCGCATGTGGCTGTTCACGTCAACTATACGCAAGGATTTAGAGGGACGAATCTTCTCGTCATTAAGCAAGATGATGCAAAAATCATTGCCGATCTAATGTTGGGCGGAGACGGTTTAAACCCGGCACCTGAGCTTACCGACATGCACATCAGCGCCGTTCAGGAAGCAATGAATCAAATGATGGGAAGCTCTTCGACATCGATGTCAACGATCTTTGGTCTTCGTGTGAACATTTCTCCTCCCAGCATCGACATGCTTGATACGATGGAAGGTTCCGGTACAGAGGAAATGTCCGACGAAGCGACATTGATCAAAATCTCCTTTCGGTTACGAGTGGGAGACATGATCGATTCTTCCATTATGCAGTTAGTCACCGTGGCTTTTGCAAAGGAGATGACTGCCCAATTGCTTCATTCACAGAATGGAGAAAAAGAAGAGAAAATTAGCACCGAAGAAAATCCTCCATTCGCAATAAATGAAAAATCAAGTGAAAGAAGCGTAAATGTAGAAGGGGAGCAGGCAGCATCAAACGTGCATGACGAAACGTCCAGAAGAAGCGTGCAACCAGCGGCTTTTCATGACTTCGATGATGTGGGGTTACAGGCCTCCGAAGCTCAAAATCTCAATCTGTTAATGGACATCCCTTTGGATGTGACCGTCGAATTGGGAAGAACGAGCCGTTCGATCAAGGATATTCTTCAATTTACACAAGGGTCGATCATTGAGTTGGACAAACTTGCAGGGGAGCCGGTAGATATTCTCGTCAATCAGCGTTTGGTGGCAAAAGGCGAAGTCGTTGTCATCGATGAAAATTTTGGGGTGCGTGTGACAGACATCGCCAGCCGTGAACAACGATTGCAGCACTTAAGAAGTCAATAA
- the fliM gene encoding flagellar motor switch protein FliM, producing MADVLSQGEIDDLLSALSTGEKDAEELRKEIDEKKITTYDFKRALRFSKDQMRTLTRMHENFARLFTTTLSSRLRTFVQMSVASVEQLPYEEFISSIPKMTLLHAFEAPPLEGRLLIEMNPQIGYAMLDRILGGVGADYNKIENLTEIETRILSQMSTYLMDSFQQAWQSLVEIEPKMVDLEVNPQFMQMVSPNETVVVVSLSAMVGETAGMINVCLPYVVLEEILPKLSGHYWMQTTKKTRDEQEEEKIETSVRQAQLPLQTVLGHSTISVEELLYLSKGDVIELDQGVNDALIAYVGSEPKFYVQAGKKNQRLAVQVTEDFKEADQ from the coding sequence ATGGCAGACGTACTCTCGCAAGGCGAAATCGATGACTTGTTGTCAGCGCTGTCCACGGGGGAAAAGGATGCGGAGGAATTGCGCAAGGAGATCGATGAAAAAAAAATAACAACATATGATTTTAAACGGGCCCTCCGTTTTTCAAAAGATCAAATGCGAACACTGACGCGCATGCATGAAAACTTTGCCCGCCTGTTTACGACAACCCTGTCTTCCAGGTTACGGACCTTTGTGCAAATGTCCGTCGCCTCCGTTGAGCAGTTGCCTTATGAAGAATTCATAAGTTCGATTCCGAAAATGACCTTGCTTCACGCTTTTGAAGCCCCCCCGTTGGAAGGGCGGTTGTTAATCGAGATGAATCCCCAGATCGGCTACGCCATGCTTGACCGCATTTTAGGAGGAGTGGGGGCCGATTATAATAAGATCGAAAATTTGACTGAAATCGAAACGCGTATTCTTTCGCAAATGTCGACTTATTTAATGGATAGTTTTCAACAGGCATGGCAATCGCTCGTTGAAATTGAACCGAAGATGGTTGATTTGGAAGTAAACCCCCAATTTATGCAAATGGTTTCGCCGAATGAAACCGTCGTTGTCGTATCCCTTTCGGCAATGGTTGGGGAAACAGCCGGAATGATTAACGTATGTTTGCCTTACGTTGTACTTGAAGAAATTTTACCCAAATTGTCGGGGCATTACTGGATGCAAACGACGAAAAAAACGCGGGATGAACAGGAAGAAGAAAAAATAGAGACATCGGTTCGGCAGGCACAATTGCCGTTGCAAACGGTGCTTGGCCATTCAACGATTAGTGTGGAGGAGCTCCTTTATTTAAGCAAGGGAGATGTCATTGAACTTGATCAAGGCGTTAATGATGCACTGATTGCCTATGTAGGCAGCGAGCCGAAATTTTACGTGCAGGCAGGGAAAAAGAACCAACGGCTTGCCGTGCAAGTGACCGAGGACTTCAAGGAGGCCGATCAATAA
- the fliL gene encoding flagellar basal body-associated protein FliL, with product MKKLVITFSIVIGLLLVSITAAFFLAGQTGSGSAAENEDSGIDEVIDRSWDTEELTTNLAGDHYVRASFRIQADSNDTREELEKRDFQIQNAIIYRLAEMDADELGSSDGLQTLEAGLQEDINDLLDTGEVENVYTTSRIIR from the coding sequence ATGAAAAAGCTGGTCATTACGTTTAGCATTGTCATTGGGTTATTGCTCGTCAGCATAACGGCGGCGTTTTTTCTTGCCGGTCAAACGGGAAGCGGATCAGCGGCGGAAAATGAAGACTCCGGGATCGATGAAGTCATCGATCGTTCTTGGGACACAGAAGAATTGACCACGAATTTGGCGGGTGACCATTACGTACGTGCCTCTTTTCGAATCCAGGCTGATTCCAACGATACGAGAGAAGAACTGGAGAAACGGGACTTTCAAATACAAAATGCGATTATTTATCGATTGGCGGAGATGGACGCGGATGAACTCGGCAGTTCGGATGGATTGCAAACGTTGGAAGCCGGATTGCAGGAAGATATTAATGACTTGCTTGATACCGGAGAAGTGGAGAACGTGTATACGACAAGCCGGATCATACGATAA